The Vicia villosa cultivar HV-30 ecotype Madison, WI linkage group LG1, Vvil1.0, whole genome shotgun sequence genome includes a region encoding these proteins:
- the LOC131635865 gene encoding two-component response regulator ARR5-like isoform X4, giving the protein MSPAGEIFRSNLTELLEESPSGADELHVLAVDDNLVDRKVIERLLKISSCKVTVVESARRALQYLGLDGENTDIGFDGVKVNLIMTDYSMPGMTGYELLKKIKESSVFREIPVVIMSSENVLTRIDRCLEEGAEDFLLKPVKLSDVRRLKDFVMRGEVKDGEKISLKRRRSSDDCTPSLSATFSPIRHSCDPPSSVFSPLSPPPLSSKKSRL; this is encoded by the exons ATGTCTCCCGCCGGTGAAATTTTCCGGTCGAATTTGACGGAGTTGTTAGAGGAATCTCCTTCAGGTGCCGATGAATTGCACGTGCTTGCTGTTGATGATAATCTCGTTGATCGCAAGGTTATTGAACGTTTGTTAAAGATTTCTTCATGCAAag TTACTGTTGTGGAGAGTGCAAGAAGAGCTCTTCAGTATTTGGGATTGGATGGAGAGAATACTGATATAGGGTTTGAT GGTGTGAAGGTTAATCTGATAATGACGGATTATTCCATGCCTGGGATGACAGGGTATGAACTActcaagaaaatcaag GAGTCTTCTGTTTTTCGAGAGATTCCGGTGGTGATCATGTCGTCCGAAAATGTTTTGACTCGAATTGATAG ATGCCTTGAGGAAGGAGCCGAGGATTTTCTATTAAAGCCAGTCAAGTTGTCGGATGTAAGACGCTTGAAAGATTTTGTCATGAGAGGTGAAGTGAAGGATGGCgagaaaatttctctaaaaagAAGACGCTCATCAGATGATTGTACTCCATCTCTATCGGCTACATTCTCACCAATCCGTCATTCATGCGATCCACCATCATCAGTGTTCTCACCACTCTCACCACCACCATTATCCTCCAAGAAATCTAGACTGTGA
- the LOC131635865 gene encoding two-component response regulator ARR5-like isoform X1, giving the protein MSPAGEIFRSNLTELLEESPSGADELHVLAVDDNLVDRKVIERLLKISSCKVTVVESARRALQYLGLDGENTDIGFDQGVKVNLIMTDYSMPGMTGYELLKKIKQESSVFREIPVVIMSSENVLTRIDRCLEEGAEDFLLKPVKLSDVRRLKDFVMRGEVKDGEKISLKRRRSSDDCTPSLSATFSPIRHSCDPPSSVFSPLSPPPLSSKKSRL; this is encoded by the exons ATGTCTCCCGCCGGTGAAATTTTCCGGTCGAATTTGACGGAGTTGTTAGAGGAATCTCCTTCAGGTGCCGATGAATTGCACGTGCTTGCTGTTGATGATAATCTCGTTGATCGCAAGGTTATTGAACGTTTGTTAAAGATTTCTTCATGCAAag TTACTGTTGTGGAGAGTGCAAGAAGAGCTCTTCAGTATTTGGGATTGGATGGAGAGAATACTGATATAGGGTTTGAT CAGGGTGTGAAGGTTAATCTGATAATGACGGATTATTCCATGCCTGGGATGACAGGGTATGAACTActcaagaaaatcaag CAGGAGTCTTCTGTTTTTCGAGAGATTCCGGTGGTGATCATGTCGTCCGAAAATGTTTTGACTCGAATTGATAG ATGCCTTGAGGAAGGAGCCGAGGATTTTCTATTAAAGCCAGTCAAGTTGTCGGATGTAAGACGCTTGAAAGATTTTGTCATGAGAGGTGAAGTGAAGGATGGCgagaaaatttctctaaaaagAAGACGCTCATCAGATGATTGTACTCCATCTCTATCGGCTACATTCTCACCAATCCGTCATTCATGCGATCCACCATCATCAGTGTTCTCACCACTCTCACCACCACCATTATCCTCCAAGAAATCTAGACTGTGA
- the LOC131635865 gene encoding two-component response regulator ARR5-like isoform X2, translated as MSPAGEIFRSNLTELLEESPSGADELHVLAVDDNLVDRKVIERLLKISSCKVTVVESARRALQYLGLDGENTDIGFDQGVKVNLIMTDYSMPGMTGYELLKKIKESSVFREIPVVIMSSENVLTRIDRCLEEGAEDFLLKPVKLSDVRRLKDFVMRGEVKDGEKISLKRRRSSDDCTPSLSATFSPIRHSCDPPSSVFSPLSPPPLSSKKSRL; from the exons ATGTCTCCCGCCGGTGAAATTTTCCGGTCGAATTTGACGGAGTTGTTAGAGGAATCTCCTTCAGGTGCCGATGAATTGCACGTGCTTGCTGTTGATGATAATCTCGTTGATCGCAAGGTTATTGAACGTTTGTTAAAGATTTCTTCATGCAAag TTACTGTTGTGGAGAGTGCAAGAAGAGCTCTTCAGTATTTGGGATTGGATGGAGAGAATACTGATATAGGGTTTGAT CAGGGTGTGAAGGTTAATCTGATAATGACGGATTATTCCATGCCTGGGATGACAGGGTATGAACTActcaagaaaatcaag GAGTCTTCTGTTTTTCGAGAGATTCCGGTGGTGATCATGTCGTCCGAAAATGTTTTGACTCGAATTGATAG ATGCCTTGAGGAAGGAGCCGAGGATTTTCTATTAAAGCCAGTCAAGTTGTCGGATGTAAGACGCTTGAAAGATTTTGTCATGAGAGGTGAAGTGAAGGATGGCgagaaaatttctctaaaaagAAGACGCTCATCAGATGATTGTACTCCATCTCTATCGGCTACATTCTCACCAATCCGTCATTCATGCGATCCACCATCATCAGTGTTCTCACCACTCTCACCACCACCATTATCCTCCAAGAAATCTAGACTGTGA
- the LOC131635887 gene encoding uncharacterized protein LOC131635887, with protein sequence MTSNSKFLMVTESVRRGLEGKCENQASSLVAESKLYELLLLGTGIPIAKWSGVEGEYNVLVMDLLGPSLEDLFNLCKRKLSLNTNEARTRYEYRIRHVSDTAIR encoded by the exons ATGACTTCCAACTCTAAGTTCCTAATG GTAACAGAAAGCGTGAGGAGAGGTTTGGAAG gAAAATGCGAAAACCAAGCATCCTCACTTGTTGCTGAATCAAAGCTGTATGAATTACTGCTTTTAGGAA CTGGCATACCAATTGCGAAATGGTCTGGTGTTGAAGGAGAGTATAATGTCCTTGTGATGGATCTACTTGGTCCTAGTCTTGAGGATTTATTCAATCTTTGTAAAAGGAAATTGTCCCTCAACACCAATGAAGCACGGACACGATACGAGTATCGGATACGACACGTATCGGATACGGCGATACGTTGA
- the LOC131635865 gene encoding two-component response regulator ARR5-like isoform X3 encodes MSPAGEIFRSNLTELLEESPSGADELHVLAVDDNLVDRKVIERLLKISSCKVTVVESARRALQYLGLDGENTDIGFDGVKVNLIMTDYSMPGMTGYELLKKIKQESSVFREIPVVIMSSENVLTRIDRCLEEGAEDFLLKPVKLSDVRRLKDFVMRGEVKDGEKISLKRRRSSDDCTPSLSATFSPIRHSCDPPSSVFSPLSPPPLSSKKSRL; translated from the exons ATGTCTCCCGCCGGTGAAATTTTCCGGTCGAATTTGACGGAGTTGTTAGAGGAATCTCCTTCAGGTGCCGATGAATTGCACGTGCTTGCTGTTGATGATAATCTCGTTGATCGCAAGGTTATTGAACGTTTGTTAAAGATTTCTTCATGCAAag TTACTGTTGTGGAGAGTGCAAGAAGAGCTCTTCAGTATTTGGGATTGGATGGAGAGAATACTGATATAGGGTTTGAT GGTGTGAAGGTTAATCTGATAATGACGGATTATTCCATGCCTGGGATGACAGGGTATGAACTActcaagaaaatcaag CAGGAGTCTTCTGTTTTTCGAGAGATTCCGGTGGTGATCATGTCGTCCGAAAATGTTTTGACTCGAATTGATAG ATGCCTTGAGGAAGGAGCCGAGGATTTTCTATTAAAGCCAGTCAAGTTGTCGGATGTAAGACGCTTGAAAGATTTTGTCATGAGAGGTGAAGTGAAGGATGGCgagaaaatttctctaaaaagAAGACGCTCATCAGATGATTGTACTCCATCTCTATCGGCTACATTCTCACCAATCCGTCATTCATGCGATCCACCATCATCAGTGTTCTCACCACTCTCACCACCACCATTATCCTCCAAGAAATCTAGACTGTGA